A window from Littorina saxatilis isolate snail1 linkage group LG9, US_GU_Lsax_2.0, whole genome shotgun sequence encodes these proteins:
- the LOC138977240 gene encoding E3 ubiquitin-protein ligase TRIM45-like: MATAAGTSSADTETECSVCHELLKNPKLLPCAHVLCRHCLLSWLASNPEAFCPLCRGAIADPNEKNKTKGWEEVVDALPDDVAMAALVDSTRVLSQDHVCVVCQSTAVSICLTCNDMMCTSCRQAHAMFSMSRQHKIEKLSSMTAEELAASQPDHCSVHTSKPCELFCPTHGAAICHLCASAKHRACPDLTELAEAADKSREELSQIVTSLLTEEQQLEEAVAALERHLEATEKVVQEAVAEINRTCDKLENSVKECRRRLMKMTLDAKAKVKDTVLAVKVTLLDHRGRLTSHRRVADRTTRSSTDKGMCDVTRALRDRVKDKLVTCGQRRADLKSISMVTLTIDAAAVARIDKELSELGQVKISPASVGPVQVRTSIMVFVFVAFYPLIVSL; the protein is encoded by the coding sequence ATGGCAACGGCAGCTGGCACAAGTTCAGCGGACACTGAGACAGAATGCTCCGTGTGTCACGAGCTGCTCAAGAACCCCAAACTGCTGCCCTGTGCTCACGTCCTGTGTCGCCACTGTCTTCTCTCCTGGCTCGCCTCCAACCCCGAGGCCTTCTGTCCGCTCTGCAGGGGCGCCATCGCGGACCCCAACGAGAAAAATAAGACGAAGGGGTGGGAGGAGGTGGTGGACGCATTACCGGATGACGTCGCCATGGCAGCGCTGGTGGATAGTACACGTGTACTGAGCCAGGAccacgtgtgtgttgtgtgtcagtcAACCGCCGTGTCCATCTGTTTGACCTGCAACGATATGATGTGCACGTCTTGCAGGCAGGCTCACGCAATGTTCTCTATGTCTCGTCAGCACAAGATAGAGAAGCTGTCCAGCATGACAGCGGAAGAGCTAGCCGCCAGTCAGCCTGACCACTGCAGCGTGCACACCAGTAAGCCGTGCGAGCTCTTCTGTCCCACTCACGGGGCCGCCATTTGCCACCTGTGTGCCAGCGCCAAGCACCGCGCATGCCCAGACCTGACGGAACTGGCGGAAGCAGCAGACAAGTCACGTGAGGAGCTCAGTCAGATAGTGACGTCACTGCTGACGGAAGAGCAGCAGCTGGAAGAAGCTGTGGCAGCGTTGGAGCGCCACCTGGAGGCCACGGAGAAAGTGGTGCAGGAAGCTGTTGCTGAGATCAACAGGACCTGCGACAAGTTAGAGAACTCCGTCAAGGAATGCAGGCGTCGTCTAATGAAGATGACACTTGATGCCAAGGCCAAGGTGAAGGACACAGTCTTAGCCGTCAAGGTCACCTTGTTGGATCATCGAGGCAGGCTGACGTCACACCGACGTGTTGCTGATCGAACCACCAGAAGTTCCACTGATAAAGGGATGTGTGACGTCACTCGTGCTCTGAGGGACCGTGTGAAGGACAAACTGGTCACTTGTGGTCAACGCCGAGCGGACTTGAAGTCGATTTCCATGGTTACGCTGACCATTGACGCTGCCGCTGTGGCCCGCATTGATAAGGAACTGTCGGAGCTTGGTCAGGTGAAGATAAGCCCTGCGTCTGTCGGTCCTGTTCAGGTGAGAACATCTAtaatggtttttgtttttgttgctttttaccCTCTGATAGTCAGCCTGTGA
- the LOC138976330 gene encoding beta-1,3-galactosyl-O-glycosyl-glycoprotein beta-1,6-N-acetylglucosaminyltransferase-like — MVQKKLVFTGCALLLAALFLGTMIYSPDSGIKLMRPLQKVSLDDECHCVASAGAAWVKAGMVATNENMKTLDGVLITPKVRAVDCKLIWTGDKNETQKAIEVQKSINQTLKTLSQFRNSTWDCGRYIQHGGFNLASVSEEELSFPVAFSLLVYRDADQVERFLRAIYRPHNVYCIHVDFKADNSYRRRIELMASCLSNVFVSSVVVDVRWGRFTNLEPEVICMRQLWKHEVKWKYFINLTGQEFALKTNKELVRILKAFQGANGISGNPTANVDRWKKYLPAPYNVTIYKGAVHIVASRGYVDYVLHSKVGQALFNWVKPTGHPDESYFNTLNFNTKLGVPGSTTVNFTKGSYGNFNRHKIWGDRSKCAGKFVRGICHFGVGDLPRLTSSPQLIANKFSYDHQPLAYDCLEEWYFHKVQLEEAGTPWPLNDSLYSHSDMVKQIHWAYQDMAMGQKTHARARSTLEGAIT; from the exons ATGGTTCAGAAAAAGCTGGTCTTTACAG GGTGTGCTTTGCTCCTCGCCGCCTTGTTTCTGGGAACCATGATCTATTCACCTGACTCAGGCATTAAGCTCATGAGACCCTTGCAAAAGGTGAGCCTAGATGATGAGTGTCACTGCGTAGCATCGGCG GGAGCCGCTTGGGTAAAAGCAGGAATGGTAGCCACCAACGAGAATATGAAAACGCTGGATGGGGTGTTAATCACACCCAAAGTCAGAGCTGTTGATTGCAAACTGATATGGACAGGTGATAAGAATGAGACTCAAAAAGCCATTGAAGTTCAAAAGAGCATTAATCAAACCTTGAAGACTCTTTCTCAATTTCGAAACTCAACATGGGACTGTGGTCGCTACATTCAACATGGCGGCTTCAACCTGGCGTCTGTCAGCGAGGAGGAGTTGTCTTTTCCTGTGGCCTTCAGCTTGCTGGTGTATCGTGACGCGGATCAG GTGGAACGTTTTCTGCGCGCCATCTACCGACCACACAACGTCTACTGTATTCACGTGGACTTCAAGGCCGACAACTCATATCGGAGGAGGATAGAGCTGATGGCGAGTTGTCTGTCCAACGTGTTCGTGTCTAGTGTGGTCGTGGACGTGCGATGGGGGAGGTTTACCAATCTGGAACCG GAAGTCATCTGCATGCGTCAGCTGTGGAAGCATGAGGTGAAGTGGAAGTATTTCATCAACCTTACCGGCCAGGAGTTCGCCCTGAAAACCAACAAGGAGCTGGTTCGAATCCTCAAGGCTTTTCAAGGAGCCAACGGTATTTCGGGAAACCCAACTGC AAATGTTGATAGATGGAAGAAGTACCTGCCGGCCCCCTACAACGTGACGATCTACAAGGGGGCGGTGCACATCGTGGCCAGCAGGGGCTACGTGGACTATGTCCTGCACAGCAAAGTGGGTCAAGCCCTTTTTAATTGGGTCAAACCCACAGGACACCCTGATGAGTCGTACTTCAACACCCTGAATTTCAACACAAAACTTGGCGTGCCGGGATCGACAACAG TAAACTTTACCAAAGGCTCGTACGGAAATTTCAATCGCCACAAAATCTGGGGCGACCGATCAAAGTGTGCTGGAAAGTTTGTCCGTGGGATCTGTCACTTCGGGGTGGGTGATCTACCCCGGCTAACCTCCTCCCCACAGCTGATTGCCAACAAGTTCAGCTACGACCATCAACCGCTGGCTTACGACTGTCTGGAGGAGTGGTACTTTCACAAGGTTCAGCTGGAAGAGGCGGGGACTCCTTGGCCACTGAACGATTCACTGTACTCACACTCTGACATGGTGAAACAGATACACTGGGCCTATCAAGATATGGCGATGGGTCAAAAAACACACGCGCGTGCAAGATCAACTTTGGAAGGTGCAATAACATAA